A window from Cryptomeria japonica chromosome 1, Sugi_1.0, whole genome shotgun sequence encodes these proteins:
- the LOC131044633 gene encoding uncharacterized protein LOC131044633 isoform X1: MGKRKERRLAALGGAGRRVKLDLWTDDGAPKSEATGALASTSLHDEAGGHVDQSHGAGVTSSPSSSGQHQENPLSLLGQYSDDDLGEEESQETKNAIASESTASGCASEQVVDFLADLQNHGLLDDNSDKTKGIAEDNINIECKSSDLVNSVYTVLEETAKEETVVNNNTEAPAFVINDSHTSNILDLPIVQKQSLKSTENEWKAVMHEESGQYYYWNIRTGETTWVIPSALVEEVTTVLEDTVLLKLESSQDIHLGCNDGITEEEPGVPGVQEEPISSSMHLQASEVSASAYFAKEQEEMSEFKTANHLEEQVKDANGEAQQNQPKVELNDAPCLIHESRLENAGMSNSMVSEQTINVDSVIDEMKISGVGVIETTKESEGNQELPALKEDIHEQRLNPSDLLKWSETLSQRFKALEGTNDSGRAPTLQLRYAVEAEMRFADCKALCLCESSLEPYWLHVQTQLKRLESVLCVEEAAISSLKSRSASESVSNGSGMYEEGKILEPVKDEYHETLPKVEQCMASPMDDHMSSEDDGHEDNGHVVSSQNEEHIHSPEYQTNKGTPDPPVHISNDTSNDLEDGEIRQLDDFNVTKITACVSLSPQKTDELPLKVEACTSFERIVENSDVACEDVDMEVDMEVDDQTGIEASVKEEAGLSTIDSQAVETVTFDPSLPSVTPVVSTSSGSLFPIPVGDNEWGVPPQPPEEEWAPPPPPDSDSIPPPPPDEPPPSPSPPLAPSNGYEEPLCPVLTYTEQYTSAYVPLANYNYYPSASTASDNPNYYCSVDIQTDGTQLPYYNQTANAYADHLSLTNPVEGAIYYESSSIAVPESVELNNPEYSSYYENVDTSTYYGISGVTPDVTQVSSGIITAVASTSLSALSTAEVPSSQVLTCVASSSTVSTALVPSIAGGTAGVKGHSKDVRSKKRSIAAVPTLRSNKKVSSLVDKWKAAKEELHGSDDEDENEKALEVLEKKRQREIEEWRMQQIASGEAQDNANFQPLGGDWRERVKRRKTQNSSDKLKSETASVNAESNGVVEGKKPNLAELSKDLPSGWQAFWDESSGEVYYGNLTTSETTWDRPK; this comes from the exons ATGGGAAAGAGGAAGGAACGGCGGCTTGCAGCCCTAGGCGGGGCGGGGCGCAGGGTTAAACTCGATCTTTGGACTGACGACGGCGCGCCTAAAAGCGAAGCAACTG GAGCCTTGGCTAGCACCTCTTTGCATGATGAAGCTGGAGGCCATGTCGATCAGAGTCATGGCGCTGGGGTCACCTCTTCGCCATCCTCATCAG GTCAACATCAGGAGAACCCTTTATCGCTTCTTGGTCAGTATAGTGACGATGATTTGGGTGAAGAGGAAAGCCAAGAGACGAAGAATGCGATTGCCTCAGAGTCAACAGCTTCAGGTTGTGCATCTGAACAG GTTGTTGATTTCCTGGCAGACTTGCAAAACCATGGACTTCTTGATGATAATTCAGACAAAACGAAAGGCATTGCTGAAGACAATATTAACATTGAGTGCAAAAGTTCAGATCTAGTAAATTCTGTCTATACTGTTCTGGAAGAAACTGCAAAGGAGGAAACTGTGGTGAATAATAATACAGAAGCACCTGCTTTTGTTATAAATGACTCTCATACATCAAATATTTTAGACCTTCCTATTGTACAGAAGCAAAGTTTAAAAAGTACAGAAAATGAATGGAAAGCTGTTATGCATGAAGAAAGTGGTCAGTATTATTATTGGAACATTAGAACTGGAGAAACCACATGGGTGATCCCTTCTGCATTGGTTGAAGAAGTCACAACAGTTCTTGAAGACACAGTTTTGTTGAAGTTAGAAAGCTCACAAGATATTCACTTGGGCTGTAATGATGGTATTACAGAAGAAGAACCTGGGGTTCCTGGTGTTCAAGAGGAACCAATTTCTAGTTCAATGCATCTTCAGGCTTCAGAAGTTTCAGCAAGTGCTTATTTTGCTAAAGAACAGGAGGAGATGTCAGAGTTTAAGACTGCAAATCATCTTGAGGAACAAGTGAAGGATGCTAATGGAGAGGCTCAACAGAATCAGCCAAAGGTTGAGCTGAATGATGCACCGTGCCTAATACATGAATCTAGATTGGAAAATGCTGGAATGTCTAATTCCATGGTTTCAGAGCAGACTATAAATGTAGATTCTGTGATTGATGAAATGAAAATTAGCGGAGTGGGTGTGATAGAAACTACTAAAGAATCTGAAGGAAACCAGGAGTTGCCAGCTCTCAAGGAAGATATACATGAACAAAGGCTCAATCCTTCTGATCTTCTTAAGTGGAGTGAAACCTTGTCACAAAGATTTAAGGCTCTTGAAGG GACTAATGATTCTGGTCGAGCTCCAACCTTGCAACTAAGGTATGCTGTGGAAGCAGAAATGCGCTTTGCTGATTGTAAAGCGCTTTGTTTGTGTGAAAGCTCTTTGGAACCATATTGGCTGCACGTACAAACACAGCTTAAGCGACTTGAATCTGTTCTCTGTGTTGAAGAGGCTGCAATTTCATCCTTAAAAAGTAGAAGTGCATCTGAGTCTGTGTCAAATGGAAGTGGTATGTATGAAGAAGGTAAAATACTTGAACCTGTTAAAGATGAATATCATGAAACCCTTCCAAAGGTTGAACAATGCATGGCTTCTCCTATGGATGATCACATGTCTTCTGAGGATGATGGGCATGAGGATAATGGGCATGTGGTGTCATCTCAGAATGAAGAGCACATTCATTCTCCTGAGTATCAGACAAATAAGGGTACTCCTGATCCTCCTGTGCATATCAGCAATGACACAAGCAATGATTTAGAGGATGGAGAGATAAGGCAGTTAGATGATTTCAATGTCACAAAGATTACTGCATGTGTTTCTTTAAGTCCTCAGAAAACTGATGAGCTTCCTTTGAAAGTGGAAGCTTGTACTTCGTTTGAAAGGATTGTTGAGAATTCTGATGTCGCCTGTGAAGATGTAGACATGGAAGTTGACATGGAGGTTGATGACCAGACTGGTATAGAAGCATCAGTTAAGGAGGAAGCTGGGTTATCAACCATAGATAGTCAGGCTGTGGAAACAGTTACCTTTGACCCATCATTGCCATCAGTCACTCCTGTTGTGTCAACTAGTTCAGGATCCTTATTCCCAATACCTGTTGGAGATAATGAATGGGGAGTACCCCCTCAACCTCCAGAGGAAGAATgggcaccacctccacctccagatAGTGATTCAATTCCTCCACCCCCCCCTGATGAGCCACCTCCATCCCCTTCACCACCACTGGCGCCTTCCAATGGCTATGAAGAACCATTATGCCCTGTACTTACTTACACAGAACAATATACTTCAGCTTACGTTCCCTTGGCCAATTATAACTACTACCCATCTGCAAGCACTGCATCTGACAATCCCAATTATTATTGTTCCGTTGATATTCAAACTGATGGAACACAGCTGCCTTATTACAATCAAACTGCAAATGCTTATGCTGATCATTTAAGTTTGACTAATCCTGTTGAAGGTGCAATATATTACGAGTCTTCTAGCATTGCTGTCCCTGAAAGTGTAGAGTTGAATAACCCTGAATATTCTTCGTACTACGAAAATGTTGACACAAGTACTTATTATGGAATTTCTGGTGTTACCCCTGATGTGACACAAGTTTCTTCTGGAATCATTACTGCTGTTGCTAGCACTTCCTTGAGTGCCTTGAGTACAGCTGAGGTTCCCTCTAGCCAAGTTTTGACTTGTGTTGCCAGTAGCTCAACTGTCTCTACAGCTTTGGTGCCTTCAATAGCAGGTGGAACTGCAGGGGTTAAAGGCCATTCCAAAG ATGTGCGTAGTAAGAAGCGATCTATTGCAGCTGTGCCAACCTTAAGATCCAATAAAAAGGTTTCATCCTTAGTTGACAAG TGGAAGGCAGCCAAGGAGGAGCTTCATGGTAGTGATGATGAGGATGAAAATGAAAAGGCTTTAGAGGTTCTTGAGAAAAAGCGCCAAAGAGAAATTGAG GAATGGCGCATGCAACAAATTGCCAGTGGGGAAGCACAGGATAATGCAAATTTTCAGCCTCTTGGAGGTGATTG GAGAGAAAGGGTGAAAAGAAGAAAAACTCAAAATAGTTCTGATAAATTAAAGTCTGAGACTGCATCAGTTAATGCTGAATCTAATGGAGTGGTAGAAGGAAAGAAGCCCAACTTAGCAGAACTTTCTAAAGATCTTCCTTCCGGATGGCAG GCTTTTTGGGATGAATCTTCAGGCGAGGTTTATTATGGTAATTTGACAACATCAGAAACCACGTGGGACAGACCCAAATGA
- the LOC131044633 gene encoding uncharacterized protein LOC131044633 isoform X2 translates to MTPNLLRPSEQYLSSLESSAGRNCHLGQHQENPLSLLGQYSDDDLGEEESQETKNAIASESTASGCASEQVVDFLADLQNHGLLDDNSDKTKGIAEDNINIECKSSDLVNSVYTVLEETAKEETVVNNNTEAPAFVINDSHTSNILDLPIVQKQSLKSTENEWKAVMHEESGQYYYWNIRTGETTWVIPSALVEEVTTVLEDTVLLKLESSQDIHLGCNDGITEEEPGVPGVQEEPISSSMHLQASEVSASAYFAKEQEEMSEFKTANHLEEQVKDANGEAQQNQPKVELNDAPCLIHESRLENAGMSNSMVSEQTINVDSVIDEMKISGVGVIETTKESEGNQELPALKEDIHEQRLNPSDLLKWSETLSQRFKALEGTNDSGRAPTLQLRYAVEAEMRFADCKALCLCESSLEPYWLHVQTQLKRLESVLCVEEAAISSLKSRSASESVSNGSGMYEEGKILEPVKDEYHETLPKVEQCMASPMDDHMSSEDDGHEDNGHVVSSQNEEHIHSPEYQTNKGTPDPPVHISNDTSNDLEDGEIRQLDDFNVTKITACVSLSPQKTDELPLKVEACTSFERIVENSDVACEDVDMEVDMEVDDQTGIEASVKEEAGLSTIDSQAVETVTFDPSLPSVTPVVSTSSGSLFPIPVGDNEWGVPPQPPEEEWAPPPPPDSDSIPPPPPDEPPPSPSPPLAPSNGYEEPLCPVLTYTEQYTSAYVPLANYNYYPSASTASDNPNYYCSVDIQTDGTQLPYYNQTANAYADHLSLTNPVEGAIYYESSSIAVPESVELNNPEYSSYYENVDTSTYYGISGVTPDVTQVSSGIITAVASTSLSALSTAEVPSSQVLTCVASSSTVSTALVPSIAGGTAGVKGHSKDVRSKKRSIAAVPTLRSNKKVSSLVDKWKAAKEELHGSDDEDENEKALEVLEKKRQREIEEWRMQQIASGEAQDNANFQPLGGDWRERVKRRKTQNSSDKLKSETASVNAESNGVVEGKKPNLAELSKDLPSGWQAFWDESSGEVYYGNLTTSETTWDRPK, encoded by the exons ATGACTCCCAACCTGTTGAGGCCATCTGAGCAGTATCTAAGCAGTTTGGAGAGTTCAGCAGGCAGGAATTGCCACCTCG GTCAACATCAGGAGAACCCTTTATCGCTTCTTGGTCAGTATAGTGACGATGATTTGGGTGAAGAGGAAAGCCAAGAGACGAAGAATGCGATTGCCTCAGAGTCAACAGCTTCAGGTTGTGCATCTGAACAG GTTGTTGATTTCCTGGCAGACTTGCAAAACCATGGACTTCTTGATGATAATTCAGACAAAACGAAAGGCATTGCTGAAGACAATATTAACATTGAGTGCAAAAGTTCAGATCTAGTAAATTCTGTCTATACTGTTCTGGAAGAAACTGCAAAGGAGGAAACTGTGGTGAATAATAATACAGAAGCACCTGCTTTTGTTATAAATGACTCTCATACATCAAATATTTTAGACCTTCCTATTGTACAGAAGCAAAGTTTAAAAAGTACAGAAAATGAATGGAAAGCTGTTATGCATGAAGAAAGTGGTCAGTATTATTATTGGAACATTAGAACTGGAGAAACCACATGGGTGATCCCTTCTGCATTGGTTGAAGAAGTCACAACAGTTCTTGAAGACACAGTTTTGTTGAAGTTAGAAAGCTCACAAGATATTCACTTGGGCTGTAATGATGGTATTACAGAAGAAGAACCTGGGGTTCCTGGTGTTCAAGAGGAACCAATTTCTAGTTCAATGCATCTTCAGGCTTCAGAAGTTTCAGCAAGTGCTTATTTTGCTAAAGAACAGGAGGAGATGTCAGAGTTTAAGACTGCAAATCATCTTGAGGAACAAGTGAAGGATGCTAATGGAGAGGCTCAACAGAATCAGCCAAAGGTTGAGCTGAATGATGCACCGTGCCTAATACATGAATCTAGATTGGAAAATGCTGGAATGTCTAATTCCATGGTTTCAGAGCAGACTATAAATGTAGATTCTGTGATTGATGAAATGAAAATTAGCGGAGTGGGTGTGATAGAAACTACTAAAGAATCTGAAGGAAACCAGGAGTTGCCAGCTCTCAAGGAAGATATACATGAACAAAGGCTCAATCCTTCTGATCTTCTTAAGTGGAGTGAAACCTTGTCACAAAGATTTAAGGCTCTTGAAGG GACTAATGATTCTGGTCGAGCTCCAACCTTGCAACTAAGGTATGCTGTGGAAGCAGAAATGCGCTTTGCTGATTGTAAAGCGCTTTGTTTGTGTGAAAGCTCTTTGGAACCATATTGGCTGCACGTACAAACACAGCTTAAGCGACTTGAATCTGTTCTCTGTGTTGAAGAGGCTGCAATTTCATCCTTAAAAAGTAGAAGTGCATCTGAGTCTGTGTCAAATGGAAGTGGTATGTATGAAGAAGGTAAAATACTTGAACCTGTTAAAGATGAATATCATGAAACCCTTCCAAAGGTTGAACAATGCATGGCTTCTCCTATGGATGATCACATGTCTTCTGAGGATGATGGGCATGAGGATAATGGGCATGTGGTGTCATCTCAGAATGAAGAGCACATTCATTCTCCTGAGTATCAGACAAATAAGGGTACTCCTGATCCTCCTGTGCATATCAGCAATGACACAAGCAATGATTTAGAGGATGGAGAGATAAGGCAGTTAGATGATTTCAATGTCACAAAGATTACTGCATGTGTTTCTTTAAGTCCTCAGAAAACTGATGAGCTTCCTTTGAAAGTGGAAGCTTGTACTTCGTTTGAAAGGATTGTTGAGAATTCTGATGTCGCCTGTGAAGATGTAGACATGGAAGTTGACATGGAGGTTGATGACCAGACTGGTATAGAAGCATCAGTTAAGGAGGAAGCTGGGTTATCAACCATAGATAGTCAGGCTGTGGAAACAGTTACCTTTGACCCATCATTGCCATCAGTCACTCCTGTTGTGTCAACTAGTTCAGGATCCTTATTCCCAATACCTGTTGGAGATAATGAATGGGGAGTACCCCCTCAACCTCCAGAGGAAGAATgggcaccacctccacctccagatAGTGATTCAATTCCTCCACCCCCCCCTGATGAGCCACCTCCATCCCCTTCACCACCACTGGCGCCTTCCAATGGCTATGAAGAACCATTATGCCCTGTACTTACTTACACAGAACAATATACTTCAGCTTACGTTCCCTTGGCCAATTATAACTACTACCCATCTGCAAGCACTGCATCTGACAATCCCAATTATTATTGTTCCGTTGATATTCAAACTGATGGAACACAGCTGCCTTATTACAATCAAACTGCAAATGCTTATGCTGATCATTTAAGTTTGACTAATCCTGTTGAAGGTGCAATATATTACGAGTCTTCTAGCATTGCTGTCCCTGAAAGTGTAGAGTTGAATAACCCTGAATATTCTTCGTACTACGAAAATGTTGACACAAGTACTTATTATGGAATTTCTGGTGTTACCCCTGATGTGACACAAGTTTCTTCTGGAATCATTACTGCTGTTGCTAGCACTTCCTTGAGTGCCTTGAGTACAGCTGAGGTTCCCTCTAGCCAAGTTTTGACTTGTGTTGCCAGTAGCTCAACTGTCTCTACAGCTTTGGTGCCTTCAATAGCAGGTGGAACTGCAGGGGTTAAAGGCCATTCCAAAG ATGTGCGTAGTAAGAAGCGATCTATTGCAGCTGTGCCAACCTTAAGATCCAATAAAAAGGTTTCATCCTTAGTTGACAAG TGGAAGGCAGCCAAGGAGGAGCTTCATGGTAGTGATGATGAGGATGAAAATGAAAAGGCTTTAGAGGTTCTTGAGAAAAAGCGCCAAAGAGAAATTGAG GAATGGCGCATGCAACAAATTGCCAGTGGGGAAGCACAGGATAATGCAAATTTTCAGCCTCTTGGAGGTGATTG GAGAGAAAGGGTGAAAAGAAGAAAAACTCAAAATAGTTCTGATAAATTAAAGTCTGAGACTGCATCAGTTAATGCTGAATCTAATGGAGTGGTAGAAGGAAAGAAGCCCAACTTAGCAGAACTTTCTAAAGATCTTCCTTCCGGATGGCAG GCTTTTTGGGATGAATCTTCAGGCGAGGTTTATTATGGTAATTTGACAACATCAGAAACCACGTGGGACAGACCCAAATGA
- the LOC131044633 gene encoding uncharacterized protein LOC131044633 isoform X3: MFLALFGQHQENPLSLLGQYSDDDLGEEESQETKNAIASESTASGCASEQVVDFLADLQNHGLLDDNSDKTKGIAEDNINIECKSSDLVNSVYTVLEETAKEETVVNNNTEAPAFVINDSHTSNILDLPIVQKQSLKSTENEWKAVMHEESGQYYYWNIRTGETTWVIPSALVEEVTTVLEDTVLLKLESSQDIHLGCNDGITEEEPGVPGVQEEPISSSMHLQASEVSASAYFAKEQEEMSEFKTANHLEEQVKDANGEAQQNQPKVELNDAPCLIHESRLENAGMSNSMVSEQTINVDSVIDEMKISGVGVIETTKESEGNQELPALKEDIHEQRLNPSDLLKWSETLSQRFKALEGTNDSGRAPTLQLRYAVEAEMRFADCKALCLCESSLEPYWLHVQTQLKRLESVLCVEEAAISSLKSRSASESVSNGSGMYEEGKILEPVKDEYHETLPKVEQCMASPMDDHMSSEDDGHEDNGHVVSSQNEEHIHSPEYQTNKGTPDPPVHISNDTSNDLEDGEIRQLDDFNVTKITACVSLSPQKTDELPLKVEACTSFERIVENSDVACEDVDMEVDMEVDDQTGIEASVKEEAGLSTIDSQAVETVTFDPSLPSVTPVVSTSSGSLFPIPVGDNEWGVPPQPPEEEWAPPPPPDSDSIPPPPPDEPPPSPSPPLAPSNGYEEPLCPVLTYTEQYTSAYVPLANYNYYPSASTASDNPNYYCSVDIQTDGTQLPYYNQTANAYADHLSLTNPVEGAIYYESSSIAVPESVELNNPEYSSYYENVDTSTYYGISGVTPDVTQVSSGIITAVASTSLSALSTAEVPSSQVLTCVASSSTVSTALVPSIAGGTAGVKGHSKDVRSKKRSIAAVPTLRSNKKVSSLVDKWKAAKEELHGSDDEDENEKALEVLEKKRQREIEEWRMQQIASGEAQDNANFQPLGGDWRERVKRRKTQNSSDKLKSETASVNAESNGVVEGKKPNLAELSKDLPSGWQAFWDESSGEVYYGNLTTSETTWDRPK, encoded by the exons ATGTTTCTAGCTTTATTCG GTCAACATCAGGAGAACCCTTTATCGCTTCTTGGTCAGTATAGTGACGATGATTTGGGTGAAGAGGAAAGCCAAGAGACGAAGAATGCGATTGCCTCAGAGTCAACAGCTTCAGGTTGTGCATCTGAACAG GTTGTTGATTTCCTGGCAGACTTGCAAAACCATGGACTTCTTGATGATAATTCAGACAAAACGAAAGGCATTGCTGAAGACAATATTAACATTGAGTGCAAAAGTTCAGATCTAGTAAATTCTGTCTATACTGTTCTGGAAGAAACTGCAAAGGAGGAAACTGTGGTGAATAATAATACAGAAGCACCTGCTTTTGTTATAAATGACTCTCATACATCAAATATTTTAGACCTTCCTATTGTACAGAAGCAAAGTTTAAAAAGTACAGAAAATGAATGGAAAGCTGTTATGCATGAAGAAAGTGGTCAGTATTATTATTGGAACATTAGAACTGGAGAAACCACATGGGTGATCCCTTCTGCATTGGTTGAAGAAGTCACAACAGTTCTTGAAGACACAGTTTTGTTGAAGTTAGAAAGCTCACAAGATATTCACTTGGGCTGTAATGATGGTATTACAGAAGAAGAACCTGGGGTTCCTGGTGTTCAAGAGGAACCAATTTCTAGTTCAATGCATCTTCAGGCTTCAGAAGTTTCAGCAAGTGCTTATTTTGCTAAAGAACAGGAGGAGATGTCAGAGTTTAAGACTGCAAATCATCTTGAGGAACAAGTGAAGGATGCTAATGGAGAGGCTCAACAGAATCAGCCAAAGGTTGAGCTGAATGATGCACCGTGCCTAATACATGAATCTAGATTGGAAAATGCTGGAATGTCTAATTCCATGGTTTCAGAGCAGACTATAAATGTAGATTCTGTGATTGATGAAATGAAAATTAGCGGAGTGGGTGTGATAGAAACTACTAAAGAATCTGAAGGAAACCAGGAGTTGCCAGCTCTCAAGGAAGATATACATGAACAAAGGCTCAATCCTTCTGATCTTCTTAAGTGGAGTGAAACCTTGTCACAAAGATTTAAGGCTCTTGAAGG GACTAATGATTCTGGTCGAGCTCCAACCTTGCAACTAAGGTATGCTGTGGAAGCAGAAATGCGCTTTGCTGATTGTAAAGCGCTTTGTTTGTGTGAAAGCTCTTTGGAACCATATTGGCTGCACGTACAAACACAGCTTAAGCGACTTGAATCTGTTCTCTGTGTTGAAGAGGCTGCAATTTCATCCTTAAAAAGTAGAAGTGCATCTGAGTCTGTGTCAAATGGAAGTGGTATGTATGAAGAAGGTAAAATACTTGAACCTGTTAAAGATGAATATCATGAAACCCTTCCAAAGGTTGAACAATGCATGGCTTCTCCTATGGATGATCACATGTCTTCTGAGGATGATGGGCATGAGGATAATGGGCATGTGGTGTCATCTCAGAATGAAGAGCACATTCATTCTCCTGAGTATCAGACAAATAAGGGTACTCCTGATCCTCCTGTGCATATCAGCAATGACACAAGCAATGATTTAGAGGATGGAGAGATAAGGCAGTTAGATGATTTCAATGTCACAAAGATTACTGCATGTGTTTCTTTAAGTCCTCAGAAAACTGATGAGCTTCCTTTGAAAGTGGAAGCTTGTACTTCGTTTGAAAGGATTGTTGAGAATTCTGATGTCGCCTGTGAAGATGTAGACATGGAAGTTGACATGGAGGTTGATGACCAGACTGGTATAGAAGCATCAGTTAAGGAGGAAGCTGGGTTATCAACCATAGATAGTCAGGCTGTGGAAACAGTTACCTTTGACCCATCATTGCCATCAGTCACTCCTGTTGTGTCAACTAGTTCAGGATCCTTATTCCCAATACCTGTTGGAGATAATGAATGGGGAGTACCCCCTCAACCTCCAGAGGAAGAATgggcaccacctccacctccagatAGTGATTCAATTCCTCCACCCCCCCCTGATGAGCCACCTCCATCCCCTTCACCACCACTGGCGCCTTCCAATGGCTATGAAGAACCATTATGCCCTGTACTTACTTACACAGAACAATATACTTCAGCTTACGTTCCCTTGGCCAATTATAACTACTACCCATCTGCAAGCACTGCATCTGACAATCCCAATTATTATTGTTCCGTTGATATTCAAACTGATGGAACACAGCTGCCTTATTACAATCAAACTGCAAATGCTTATGCTGATCATTTAAGTTTGACTAATCCTGTTGAAGGTGCAATATATTACGAGTCTTCTAGCATTGCTGTCCCTGAAAGTGTAGAGTTGAATAACCCTGAATATTCTTCGTACTACGAAAATGTTGACACAAGTACTTATTATGGAATTTCTGGTGTTACCCCTGATGTGACACAAGTTTCTTCTGGAATCATTACTGCTGTTGCTAGCACTTCCTTGAGTGCCTTGAGTACAGCTGAGGTTCCCTCTAGCCAAGTTTTGACTTGTGTTGCCAGTAGCTCAACTGTCTCTACAGCTTTGGTGCCTTCAATAGCAGGTGGAACTGCAGGGGTTAAAGGCCATTCCAAAG ATGTGCGTAGTAAGAAGCGATCTATTGCAGCTGTGCCAACCTTAAGATCCAATAAAAAGGTTTCATCCTTAGTTGACAAG TGGAAGGCAGCCAAGGAGGAGCTTCATGGTAGTGATGATGAGGATGAAAATGAAAAGGCTTTAGAGGTTCTTGAGAAAAAGCGCCAAAGAGAAATTGAG GAATGGCGCATGCAACAAATTGCCAGTGGGGAAGCACAGGATAATGCAAATTTTCAGCCTCTTGGAGGTGATTG GAGAGAAAGGGTGAAAAGAAGAAAAACTCAAAATAGTTCTGATAAATTAAAGTCTGAGACTGCATCAGTTAATGCTGAATCTAATGGAGTGGTAGAAGGAAAGAAGCCCAACTTAGCAGAACTTTCTAAAGATCTTCCTTCCGGATGGCAG GCTTTTTGGGATGAATCTTCAGGCGAGGTTTATTATGGTAATTTGACAACATCAGAAACCACGTGGGACAGACCCAAATGA